In the genome of Synechococcus sp. UW179A, the window CGCCGTGGCTTTGCCCCGAAGCGTTCGATCAGAACTTCCTTTAGAACTTCTTTGATGTTTTCCGCAGGAATTGCTTTCTGATGTAATTCACCCACTGTTGGATTAGGTCCCTGGGACCCTCCAAGTGTCATCGTGTATCCGTCATCTGTTTTGCCCTCACTGTTTTTGGCCTTGGCCCCCGTTAGACCGATTGCCCCCATGTAGGCCTGTCCGCAACTGTTGGGACATCCGGTCCAGTGAATTTTCAATTCTTCAGGTAGTTCTAGCTCTTGATCGAGTTCCTTTGCGGCGGCCAGAGCCTGATCCTTGGTGTTGGTCAGTGCAAAACCGCAGTAGGTGCTGCCTGTGCATGACACGGTGCCAGCTGAAATCGCGCCGGGTTCTAATGGAAATCTTTCGAGCAGAGGATCACTTTCAAAGGATTCGACCTGTGCTTGTGGCAGTCCAACGATGATGACGTTCTGATCCTCGGTCAAACGCACTTCTCCGCCTCCATAGGTGATGCTCGCAGTGGCCAGATCATGCAGATCCTGTGCTGTCAGGCGGCCTACCGGCACGTGAAGACCTGCAAAAACAAATCCCTCTTGTTTTTGCGGGTGAATGCCGTAATGCGATCGGGGTGTGGTGTCGAAGACAGACCCGGGATCGGGCGTAAGCGGCCCAAAAAGTTCTTCAACCTGATTGCGGAAGTTGTCGTGGCCAACTTCATCGAGATACATTCTGAATCGGCCTTTCGGACGCTTGTTGCGCTCGCCGTTATCCCTCCAGAGGCGGATCACCGTATCGGTCATTCGACAAATTTCATCTGGTCTGACCCAGGCATTTAGGGGGATTGCATAGGCATTCATCTGTGATGAGAGAATGCCACCAATCCAGACACCGAAGCCCAACACCCCATCCTTTTCAACAGGGTGGAATGCAATGTCGTTGTGAAGCAGGAAGTTGTCTTTTGCACCAGCGACTGCTGTATTCCACTTTCGTGGCAAATTGGAATACTCAGAATTTCCTTTGCGATTATTTGTTAAAAACTGTTCCAGTTCATCTGTGTACGGTCTGGTGTCGACGATTTCATTCGGATCAATTCCAGCGATTGGATTTCCTGTAACATTACGAGGGTTATCGAAACCCGATTGGATCGTACTAAGGCCAGCTTCCTCTAGCCGCTTAAGAATTTCTGGCAGGTCACCAAGAAGAACTCCCCTTAGCTGCAGGTTTTGTCTTGTAGTGATGTCGCAGCTACCGTTATCTCCGTAGCGTTCAACAATGGATCCGACGACCCGCAATTGTTGAGCTGAGAGAACACCGTTGGGGACTCGCAGGCGCAACATAAATTTGCCTGGAGTTTTTGGCCGCCAAAACATTCCATACCACTTGAGGCGAAGTTGAAGGTCAGTTTCATCAACCTGCTCCCAACCCATTTCGGCAAATTTATCGATTTCACTACCAACTAGAAGTCCATCTTTTGCCGACTTATTCTGTTCAATCCTATTCAGCTTCTTGCCATCCAGATAGGGTCTGGAAGGAGAGCTAATCGTCATGATCTTGTTGAGCGAGGGGCGAGTGATTGGTCATGAAATGGTGCTGATCAATCAGAGTGGCCAAAAGACCTGCGCTTCAAAAAGAAAGGGAGCGCTGCAGCAGCAGCAGTTAAGAGGCTTGTCAGTGGGCTGTCCGTAGTGGATCGAACAATTTCCCCTGCTGACGCTTGAAATCAATGGGATGGGCGAATTGGTGACTGTGACTACATCTGATCCGCCTGGCTGAGCCCTAGAAGGCAGCCTTTAGCAGACTCAGTATTGACGTCCAATTTCGCCGACCATTCGGATGGCTCCGTAGCGAAGCATCTGCCAGACGCGTTTCATGGCGGCGAAATCCCTGTCAAGTTCGCTTCTGAGTTGCCCATCTCCCCGAAGCGTTCTGGGTCTGCCATCGGCAGGCCAATGCCGGTCACTTCTCCTCGAGCGATAGCTTTGAACGGTCGTGTCGCGCTGGTATCGACCTTCAAAGACAGTGCGATCGATAGATCGATGGCGCGACATGGCAGCAGGGGTAATGATGAACCATCGATGACAACAGCCAGCTCGGCCATCGATCCGTGGCCATTGCTACGGAATAGTGATTTGGGTGGTCAGCGGGCGATCAGGTTGGTTGTGCATGGGCGTTCTGGTGGTGTTGTGCCTGAATCATTGATCGAATTGCGCCGGGCACTTCAGCAGCGTCGTCAGGCTCCTGTGCAGCTGGAGGTGCTCACTGCCGACTCGCCACCAGAGTGTCCTGAGCAGGCGAGTTGGTTGGTTCCTCTTTTGCTCTGGCCGGGATCCCATGCGCGTGCGGATGTGCCTGAGATCAGAAATCGTATGCAGCGTGAAGGTGCGGACGTTGAGTTGCTTCCTTTTCTCGGCTCCTGGCAATGTTGGTGGGCTCTTGTGGCTGAAGCGCTTCAGCCTTTTGCTACTAAGGGCTCGGTTCTTGTTCATCACCCCTTGAGTTCTGAGGAGGCGGATCGTTTTCTCTTGGGGTTGTCCGCTCGAATGGGGCTACCGCTGCTGTCTTTCGACTATTGGTTTGATTATCAGAAGAGCCACCCGGAGGCGCACCCACTGATGCTTGCGCTCGCCCCCAACCGCATGACGGAGGCACTGAGCGAGGCTGGGAGTCTTCCACCGCTTCTTGACCTTGCCCTGATTCGTCAGGGCCTGATCGACTTGCTTGCCGCTCTGCCGTGAAGACTGCCGAACTCATTGGAACCGTTTACCTCGTTGGTGCAGGCCCTGGAGACCCCGATTTACTCACGGTGAGGGCCCACCGGCTTTTGGGTCGCTGTGATGCACTGGTTTACGACTCTCTGGTTCCTCGAGAGGTTCTTGATCTGGTGCCTGAGAACTGCGAGCGCCATTTCGTTGGCAAGCGTCGTGGGCATCATTCCGTGCCGCAGCCAAGCACTAACGCGGTTTTAGTGCAGTTGGCAGCTCGGTACCGCTGCATTGTTCGTTTGAAGGGCGGGGATCCTTTTCTGTTCGGACGCGGTGGTGAGGAGGCGGCGCATCTGGTCAAACATGGCGTGTCGGTTCAGGTGGTGCCTGGGGTCACCGCCGGAATCGCTGCACCTGCCTACGCAGGGATTCCAGTGACCCATCGTCGCGCTGGTTCTTCCGTCACCTTTGTGACCGGTCATGAAGAGATCGACAAACGGCGCCCCACGGTGAATTGGCGGTCTCTGGCAACAGCCAGTGATGGGCTGGTGATTTATATGGGCCTTCACAACCTGCCGAAGATCGCTGCTGAGCTTGAGGCAGGAGGTCTCAGTGCCGAGACCCCAGTGGCTGTGATTCAGCAGGGAACCGTGGCCGGACAACGTTGTCTCAAGGCGACCCTCTCCGATGTGGCCGCACGCACCCTTAGTGAAGGCTTTGCTTCCCCCTCTGTGATTGTGGTGGGAGATGTGGTTAACCAACAGGTGGAGTCCTGTGCGCCCCGGCCAGCGGATGTCACGATGCCGATCCCGTTCTGACGATCAGATTGCCGGCCTGTCTGCGGATTCCTTCAGCCGCGATTTGAGCTGCGCCAGGTTGCAGGGGCGTGTCTCGGTGTTCAGCTGGGCTGAGATCAGTTGTTCCCAGGCTGTGGTGACGGCATCCTGCGATCCAGGCAGAACGAAGATGAACGTGCCATTGGCCACTCCGGCAAGGCAGCGACTCTGCAGGCTGCTCGTGCCGATGGTCTGGAAAGAGAGCATCCGGAACAGTTCGCCAAACCCATCGATGGTCTTGTCCAGTAACGGGGCGATCGCTTCAGGGCTGCCGTCGCGTCCAGTCAGGCCTGTGCCGCCTGTGGTGATCACCACGTCAACAGCTGAATCGACGATCCATTGGCTGATGAGCGCTCGAATCCGGTAGCGGTCGTCGGGACAGATTGCACGAGTCTGCAATTGATGACCGGCATCGATCAGTCGTTGTTGAAGCAGATCTCCGCTTGGATCGTTCTCCAGGGTCCGACTGTCTGAAATCGTCAGCAGAGCAATGGACAGCACGCAGCGTTGATTGAGGTGTGAGCGGCAACGCTAGAACCGTGATGGTTTCGGATGGCATGAATGAAAGGCAGGCAGTCCGATCCGGCTGATTCGGTCAAAGTGCTGCTGTTTGCCTCACTGCGGGACCAGGCTGGCTGGTCTGATCGTTATATCCCACTGAATTCTTCAGTTGTGCAGACAGCTAGAGAGATCTGGAATCAGCTTGAACTTGGTGACTTACCTCGAGTGGTGCTTGTTGCCATTAACCAGGAGATCGTCAGCGCCGATCATCTGGTGCACGCGGGTGATGAATTGGCTTTCCTGCCACCATTCACTGGAGGTTGATCGTGGTGTCGAAGCCGGTCGACTTGGAGATTGTCATTCTTGACCAACCCACTTCGGGTGTTTTGGAGCTCGACGCTTGGTTGCGTTCTCAGATGGATGCCGCCACAGCGATATTCATCGGGCGCGTGCGCGATGTCGCCATGGATGGACGAGCGCTGGAGGCCCTTGAGCTCAGTCACTACCCGGGTTTGTGTGAACGTTTGATTGAGACTTCTGCCCGCCAGCTGCTACAGCAACATGGTGTCCGTTCCGCGCTTGTGCTGCACCGTGTAGGCCGGTTGCTGCCCGGGGAGTTGATCGTTCTGGTGGCGATTGGTGCTGATCGGCGTGGACCTGCACAACGCTGCTGTGCCGCGCTGCTTGAGGTTCTCAAGCATGACGCTCCCTTCTGGAAGCGGGAATGGAGCGATGGCGATGGCGAGGGGACCTGGCTGTCGGAGAACACGCCGCTTTGAGCCCGAACGTTGGCTCAGAGGATTCGCCGTCGTAATAGCTGTGCCCAGAACTGATCACCAGATTCCAGTTCGTCTGATTCTGCGGGGATCTCCAACAGCAGATCCGCATTCTGGAGTGAGCCGATGCGTGAGGAGGCCTGGGATCCACCGATACAGGCACGCAGTTGTCCGTCGTCAGTGCAGATCAGCGAAGCCCTGGCCAGTTCCGGTCGTCCTGGCTTGCGCCGGTAAGGCGTTTCAAGGCTCACAAGCAATCGCGGTAAGAGCTCTGGTTCCTGCTGCCCCTCTAGCAGCTGTAGTGCTGGCCAGAGCAGTTGCAATGCCGTGATGGCTGCTGCAACGGGATTGCCTGGCAGGCCAAAGAACGGAAGCTGATTTCCCACATACCCAAAGGCGAAGGGCCGCCCTGGTTTGAGGAACAGTTTCCAGAAGTCCACTTGACCCAGCTCCTTCATCAACGGTCGGATCCAATCGCTGTCACCGGCGGAAACACCTCCCGTACTCACCAACACATCGCAGCAAGCACTGAGTTCAAGGATTGTCTCTCGCAGTGCCTGCGGTTGATCGGCCACCACCCTGCAATCGCACGCTCGATAGCCCAGTTGCATCAGCAAGCCTTTGAGCAAGGTGCTATTGCTTTCCCAGATGGATCCCTCAGGGCGCTGTTCACCCGGAGGAACAAGCTCATCGCCACTGATCAGCAGCCCAATTCGTGGTTGCCTATGCACACTGAGTTGCCTAACGCCACAGCTGGCAGCTTGGGCAAGATCTGCGAGTCCGAGGCGCTGGCCAGGGTGCAGCAAGGTGGATCCTTGACTGCATTCTTCGTTGGCCGGCCGGATCCATGGATTGGCAGAGGCCTCGTGTTTCAAGCAAAGAGTGTCGTTCAGCCTCTGCACCAGTTCCTGGGGGAGAACCCATTCAGCCCCCTCAGGCAAAGGTGCACCGGTGAGAATTCGGATGGCTTCACCGTGGGCGAGGACAGCGGGGTAGGGGGCGGCTGGCGCGGAGCGGCCCACCAACCTCCAGGTGTCATCAACGGCTGGTTGCACACTCTGGCCTAGGGCATAGCCATCCATGATCGAGGCCCTGAAGCCGGGAATATCGGCTCTGGCCAGCACTGGGGCTGCGTTCACGCGTTCAAGAGCTTCTGCCAGTGGAACTGTCTCAGTCGACCCTTCAGCACGTTGAGCCTTGCCAGCCTGGATAGATGCCAGGACACGTTGTCGAGCATCTACAAGCTGCAGGCCCTCGCGGCCATAGGGGTCAGCAGCTCCAGCTGCCATGGCGACCTCCGTCTTTGTGCAGCAGCTGAATTCGGTTGATCGTCATGCCTGGTTCAATCGACTTCAACATGTCGTACAGAGTGACCAGCCCAATGGAGACCCCTGTGATCGCCTCCATTTCAACGCCGGTCTGACCGGTTGTGCGACAGCTGACCTGCACAGTCAGACCAGGCAATGAGGAGTCCGGTTCAATCGCTACGTCGATGCCACTCAGGGGTAAAGGATGGCAAAGAGGAATGAGCTCGGACGTACGCTTGGCCGCTTGAATGGCAGCAATGCGTGCCACGGCCATCAAGTCGCCTTTAGAAGTTTCGCCTTGCAGCACTAGCTCCAATGTGGATGTGCTCATCGCCAAAGAACCCATCGCGGTGGCTTCACGTTTGGTGATGGCACGATCACCGACTTCAACCATGTGCACCTCACCCTGACTGGTGAGGTGCGAAAGCTGTTCAGACATCGATGAATCGGGTGCTGACTCAGTTTGTCAGCGTGGATCAGCGCTCAGCCAGCACTGACCACATAGCAGCCTGGGAAGTGATCACGGGCTCCACCTGGGTTGAAGTCCCTGATGTCGCGACTGGAGCGACTGCGGCACGTTGGCTACGGACCATCTGAACGGCTAGAGAGGCCACGATGAAGGCTCCGATGAAACCTGCCGCAATCGTGATTGGGCTACGGCTCGAGCTGATTGTTGTGTAGGAGTTCGCCATTCGAAGATGGAAAATCTCCATCCACTATGGATAAAAACTGTAAGAACCGCTACTGAACCCACTGAAACTTTGCAGGGAGGGCCTTTCCTGCTGGGAGTTGATCAGCAGCAGGCCGGAAGCGAGTCCCTCGGAGGCCAACCAGCCATGGGCCGAGCCGAAAAGTATTCCCAGAGAGAGGGCGAAACGCATTGCAATGAACATCCTCGGATTGAGCATCTCTGCTTTGCGCCACGTCGTTGGTCGTTGTTGCCACTGTTTCCAGCTAAAGATGTGCAAAGCGTTGTTGTTACTACCAATGCATCCGCAGCTGGATCAGTCGCGGCACTGTTTTGCCTTCGAGCAGGACTTCATCGGCTCCTGGCGATGTATCCCGTTATGTGTTCGCCGCAAACTTGATTTGGCAGGCATCAAGCTCAAGCTCAGTCACTGGTTGGCGATGAGTCATGAGCAGCGTCAAGGCTTGGTCGAATGGGGCGATTCACCCGAGCAGTTGGCTCAGATGCGCGAGCACCTGCGTGTCTGCACCGCTGCGATGGCTGATGGCATGGTCAAAGATTTGCCTCCTGCAGTGGAGGAGCCCTGGCAACTGCCGGCTCGGCCTCCGGATCAGCTTCTGGATGCAGCTCGACTGCGTGGCATCGACCTGACGTTCGAGGCCTGGATGAGGTTGCGGGAGCTGGATCGCTTCGCCCTCTGCAAGCTGGCTCGCCCGGGCCATGATCATCACAACCTTGAAGCTGCGTTCAGCGAAGTGCTGGGATGAGCATCCTGCGCAGCCTCTCCAGTCGTCCGCTTTGTTGTTCGAGCGGTTGCATTACCGAGACGGCAGGGGCAATAGCCACTGCCGTTGCCTTGAGTTCAGGTTGTTTGGAGATCGGGCAGGCCTGATCGTGCATCAGCGTGTTGGCCTCGCAGGCTTCGGATTGCGTGAAGCCCCAATGCATCGGCAGGAAGACTGATCCCCTGCGGATCCGATCAGTCACGCTGACCCGTGCTGTGAGCGTGCCTCGCCTGGAGGTGATCGCTGCCACTCCCCGATCCTCGATGGCGAATTGCTCGGCATCGCTGGGATGAATTTCCAGGAGGGGTTCCGGATGCATACTATTAAGTCGCTTCACTTTTCCAGTGCGCGTCATCGTGTGCCACTGTCCGAGATAGCGACCAACGGTGAGCACCAACGGGTAGATCTCACAGGGTGGTTCCGCCAGTCCCAGAGGCGCATCCGCCTGAAATCGGGCGCGACCGCTGGCTGTTGGGAATCGCTTGCCGACGTACAGCCGTTTGGCTGATTGTGTCGGATCGTGGCCGAGGGGGAATGGCCATTGCTGGGGACCATGGGCCTCCAGTAGTTCGTGGCTCAGGCCTGACACGTCACAGACACGACTCTTGGTGAGAGCGGCAAATTCTGCATACACCTCCGCTGATGTGTCATAACTGAACTGATCGACGAAACCTAGGCGACGTCCTAGCTCTGCGAAGACCTCCCAGTCGGGTCGGCTGTCGCCATGGCGGGGTCGAAATGCTGGACAGAGCGTCACGCGACGCTCTGAATTGGTCATTGCGCCTGATTTCTCGCTCCACTGCGATGCAGGCAGCAGGAGATGCGCGTAGTGAGACGTTTCTGTGTCGGCGTAGGCTTCGCTCACCACCACGAGAGGGCAGCGTTCCATAGCTGCTTTCACCCGCTCTAGATCAGGCATGCTCACAAGGGGGTTCGTGGCAGCGACCCACCAGAGATCCAGCTCACCCCGCTCCATCGCTTCCACTTGCTGCCAGGCGCTCAGCCCTGGTTTCGCAGCGATTGATCCCGATGCAAATCCCCAGGCCTGCTCCACTTCAGTGCGATGGTCCTGGTTGGTCACCAGCCTGTAGCCAGGAAGTAGGTGGGCCAGGC includes:
- a CDS encoding DNA mismatch repair protein MutS; the protein is MTTASSAIDPWPLLRNSDLGGQRAIRLVVHGRSGGVVPESLIELRRALQQRRQAPVQLEVLTADSPPECPEQASWLVPLLLWPGSHARADVPEIRNRMQREGADVELLPFLGSWQCWWALVAEALQPFATKGSVLVHHPLSSEEADRFLLGLSARMGLPLLSFDYWFDYQKSHPEAHPLMLALAPNRMTEALSEAGSLPPLLDLALIRQGLIDLLAALP
- a CDS encoding MoaD/ThiS family protein, with the protein product MKGRQSDPADSVKVLLFASLRDQAGWSDRYIPLNSSVVQTAREIWNQLELGDLPRVVLVAINQEIVSADHLVHAGDELAFLPPFTGG
- a CDS encoding molybdenum cofactor biosynthesis protein MoaE, with the protein product MIVVSKPVDLEIVILDQPTSGVLELDAWLRSQMDAATAIFIGRVRDVAMDGRALEALELSHYPGLCERLIETSARQLLQQHGVRSALVLHRVGRLLPGELIVLVAIGADRRGPAQRCCAALLEVLKHDAPFWKREWSDGDGEGTWLSENTPL
- the moaC gene encoding cyclic pyranopterin monophosphate synthase MoaC, whose translation is MSEQLSHLTSQGEVHMVEVGDRAITKREATAMGSLAMSTSTLELVLQGETSKGDLMAVARIAAIQAAKRTSELIPLCHPLPLSGIDVAIEPDSSLPGLTVQVSCRTTGQTGVEMEAITGVSIGLVTLYDMLKSIEPGMTINRIQLLHKDGGRHGSWSC
- a CDS encoding molybdopterin molybdotransferase MoeA, with translation MAAGAADPYGREGLQLVDARQRVLASIQAGKAQRAEGSTETVPLAEALERVNAAPVLARADIPGFRASIMDGYALGQSVQPAVDDTWRLVGRSAPAAPYPAVLAHGEAIRILTGAPLPEGAEWVLPQELVQRLNDTLCLKHEASANPWIRPANEECSQGSTLLHPGQRLGLADLAQAASCGVRQLSVHRQPRIGLLISGDELVPPGEQRPEGSIWESNSTLLKGLLMQLGYRACDCRVVADQPQALRETILELSACCDVLVSTGGVSAGDSDWIRPLMKELGQVDFWKLFLKPGRPFAFGYVGNQLPFFGLPGNPVAAAITALQLLWPALQLLEGQQEPELLPRLLVSLETPYRRKPGRPELARASLICTDDGQLRACIGGSQASSRIGSLQNADLLLEIPAESDELESGDQFWAQLLRRRIL
- the cobA gene encoding uroporphyrinogen-III C-methyltransferase; translation: MKTAELIGTVYLVGAGPGDPDLLTVRAHRLLGRCDALVYDSLVPREVLDLVPENCERHFVGKRRGHHSVPQPSTNAVLVQLAARYRCIVRLKGGDPFLFGRGGEEAAHLVKHGVSVQVVPGVTAGIAAPAYAGIPVTHRRAGSSVTFVTGHEEIDKRRPTVNWRSLATASDGLVIYMGLHNLPKIAAELEAGGLSAETPVAVIQQGTVAGQRCLKATLSDVAARTLSEGFASPSVIVVGDVVNQQVESCAPRPADVTMPIPF
- the moaB gene encoding molybdenum cofactor biosynthesis protein B, coding for MLSIALLTISDSRTLENDPSGDLLQQRLIDAGHQLQTRAICPDDRYRIRALISQWIVDSAVDVVITTGGTGLTGRDGSPEAIAPLLDKTIDGFGELFRMLSFQTIGTSSLQSRCLAGVANGTFIFVLPGSQDAVTTAWEQLISAQLNTETRPCNLAQLKSRLKESADRPAI
- a CDS encoding ferredoxin--nitrite reductase, yielding MTISSPSRPYLDGKKLNRIEQNKSAKDGLLVGSEIDKFAEMGWEQVDETDLQLRLKWYGMFWRPKTPGKFMLRLRVPNGVLSAQQLRVVGSIVERYGDNGSCDITTRQNLQLRGVLLGDLPEILKRLEEAGLSTIQSGFDNPRNVTGNPIAGIDPNEIVDTRPYTDELEQFLTNNRKGNSEYSNLPRKWNTAVAGAKDNFLLHNDIAFHPVEKDGVLGFGVWIGGILSSQMNAYAIPLNAWVRPDEICRMTDTVIRLWRDNGERNKRPKGRFRMYLDEVGHDNFRNQVEELFGPLTPDPGSVFDTTPRSHYGIHPQKQEGFVFAGLHVPVGRLTAQDLHDLATASITYGGGEVRLTEDQNVIIVGLPQAQVESFESDPLLERFPLEPGAISAGTVSCTGSTYCGFALTNTKDQALAAAKELDQELELPEELKIHWTGCPNSCGQAYMGAIGLTGAKAKNSEGKTDDGYTMTLGGSQGPNPTVGELHQKAIPAENIKEVLKEVLIERFGAKPRREMSNR
- a CDS encoding nitrate reductase associated protein, with amino-acid sequence MHPQLDQSRHCFAFEQDFIGSWRCIPLCVRRKLDLAGIKLKLSHWLAMSHEQRQGLVEWGDSPEQLAQMREHLRVCTAAMADGMVKDLPPAVEEPWQLPARPPDQLLDAARLRGIDLTFEAWMRLRELDRFALCKLARPGHDHHNLEAAFSEVLG
- a CDS encoding molybdopterin oxidoreductase family protein, which gives rise to MTSPCMSIQSQCPYCGVGCGLELMPPGEAGKSVKRDSEGNPMWTARGNKHHPSNLGQVCIKGATVGETLAKGRLTQPLYRPTFNDDFQPISWDSAFDLLAGRIRSTLSGKGADAIAMYGSGQFHTEDYYMAQKFLKGALGTNNFDANSRLCMSSAVAGYTRSLGSDGPPCCYEDLDHCSMAFLIGTNTAECHPVLFQRLLKRKKRDPKSLSIVVVDPRCTDTAKVADHHLAIAPGTDLALLHGLARLVIEDNGFDSDFIDAATEGFSAYAKTINTWTAEETAKLCGITEQQLREVGRLWSRKEGILSLWSMGVNQRREGTAVVSGLINLHLLTGEIGKPGAGPFSLTGQPNAMGGREAGGLAHLLPGYRLVTNQDHRTEVEQAWGFASGSIAAKPGLSAWQQVEAMERGELDLWWVAATNPLVSMPDLERVKAAMERCPLVVVSEAYADTETSHYAHLLLPASQWSEKSGAMTNSERRVTLCPAFRPRHGDSRPDWEVFAELGRRLGFVDQFSYDTSAEVYAEFAALTKSRVCDVSGLSHELLEAHGPQQWPFPLGHDPTQSAKRLYVGKRFPTASGRARFQADAPLGLAEPPCEIYPLVLTVGRYLGQWHTMTRTGKVKRLNSMHPEPLLEIHPSDAEQFAIEDRGVAAITSRRGTLTARVSVTDRIRRGSVFLPMHWGFTQSEACEANTLMHDQACPISKQPELKATAVAIAPAVSVMQPLEQQSGRLERLRRMLIPALR